A genomic stretch from Gorilla gorilla gorilla isolate KB3781 chromosome 20, NHGRI_mGorGor1-v2.1_pri, whole genome shotgun sequence includes:
- the KIR2DL4 gene encoding killer cell immunoglobulin-like receptor 2DL4, which produces MSLMVVSMACVGFLLLQGAWPHEGGQDKPLLSAWPSAVVPRGGHVTLLCRSRLGFTIFSLYKEDGVPVPELYDKIFWKSILLGPVTRAHAGTYRCRGSHPHSPIEWSAPSNPLVIVVTGLFGKPLLSAQPGPTVRAGENVTLSCSSRSSFDMYHLSREGRVHEPRLPAVPSVNGTFQADFPLGPATHGGTYTCFGSLHDSPYEWSDPSHPLLVSVTGNSSSSSSSPTEPSSKTGIPRHLHILIGTSVAIILFIILLFFLLHRCCSNKKNAAVMDQEPAGDRTVNREDSDDQDPQEVTYAQLDHRVFTQTKITAPSQRPKTPPIDTTMYMELPNAKRRSLSPAHEHHSQALMGSSRETTALSQNRVASSHVPAAGI; this is translated from the exons ATGTCACTCATGGTCGTCAGCATGGCGTGTGTTG GGTTCCTCTTGCTGCAGGGGGCCTGGCCACATGAGG GTGGACAGGACAAGCCCTTGCTGTCTGCCTGGCCCAGCGCTGTGGTGCCTCGAGGAGGACACGTGACTCTTCTGTGTCGCTCTCGTCTTGGGTTTACCATCTTCAGTCTGTACAAAGAAGATGGGGTGCCTGTCCCTGAGCTCTACGACAAAATATTCTGGAAGAGCATCCTCCTGGGCCCTGTGACCCGCGCACACGCAGGGACCTACAGATGTCGGGGTTCACACCCGCACTCCCCCATTGAGTGGTCGGCACCCAGCAACCCCCTGGTGATTGTGGTCACAG GTCTATTTGGGAAACCTTTGCTCTCAGCCCAGCCGGGCCCCACGGTTCGTGCAGGAGAGAACGTGACCTTGTCCTGCAGCTCCAGGAGCTCATTTGACATGTACCATCTATCCAGGGAGGGGAGGGTCCATGAACCTAGGCTCCCTGCAGTGCCCAGCGTCAATGGAACATTCCAGGCTGACTTTCCTCTGGGCCCTGCCACCCACGGAGGGACCTACACATGCTTCGGCTCTCTCCATGACTCACCCTATGAGTGGTCAGACCCGAGTCACCCACTGCTTGTTTCTGTCACAG GAAACTCTTCAAGTAGTTCATCTTCACCCACTGAACCAAGCTCCAAAACTG GTATCCCCAGACACCTGCACATTCTGATTGGGACCTCAGTGGCTATCATCCTCTTCAtcatcctcctcttctttctccttcatcgCTGCTGCTCCAACAAAAAGA ATGCTGCTGTAATGGACCAAGAGCCTGCCGGGGACAGAACAGTGAACAGGGAG GACTCTGATGATCAAGACCCTCAGGAGGTGACATACGCACAGTTGGATCACCGCGTTTTCACACAGACAAAAATCACCGCCCCTTCTCAGAGGCCCAAGACACCTCCAATAGATACCACCATGTACATGGAACTTCCAAATGCTAAGCGAAGATCATTGTCTCCTGCCCATGAGCACCACAGTCAGGCCTTGATGGGATCTTCTAGGGAGACAacagccctgtctcaaaaccggGTTGCCAGCTCCCATGTACCAGCAGCTGGAATCTGA